In Canis lupus familiaris isolate Mischka breed German Shepherd chromosome 9, alternate assembly UU_Cfam_GSD_1.0, whole genome shotgun sequence, a single window of DNA contains:
- the BAIAP2 gene encoding brain-specific angiogenesis inhibitor 1-associated protein 2 isoform X6 yields MQQMASSNGSVLPSALSASKSSLVISDPIPGAKPLPVPPELAPFVGRLSAQESTPVMNGVSGPDGEDYSPWADRKAAQPKTSSPPQSQSKLSDSYSNTLPVRKSVAPKNSYAATENKTLPRSSSMAAGLERNGRMRVKAIFSHAAGDNSTLLSFKEGDLITLLVPEARDGWHYGESEKTKMRGWFPFSYTRVLDGDGGDRLHMSLQQGKSSSTGNLLDKEDLALPPPDYGTSSRAFPAQTAGTFKQRPYSVAVPAFSQGLDDYGARAVSRNPFASVQLKPTVTNDRSAPLLS; encoded by the exons ATGCAGCAGATGGCCAGCAGTAACGGCTCCGTCCTCCCCAGCGCCCTGTCGGCTTCCAAGTCCAGCCTGGTCATCTCAGACCCCATCCCGGGGGCCAAGCCCCTGCCGGTGCCCCCTGAGCTGGCCCCGTTTGTGGGG CGGCTGTCTGCCCAGGAGAGCACGCCCGTCATGAATGGCGTCTCGGGCCCAGATGGCGAAGACTACAGCCCCTGGGCCGACCGCAAGGCCGCCCAGCCCAAGACCTCGTCTCCTCCACAGTCACAGAGCAAGCTGAGCGACTCCTACTCCAACACGCTCCCCGTGCGCAAAAGCGTGGCTCCGAAGAACAGCTACGCAGCCA CTGAGAACAAGACCCTGCCGCGCTCCAGCTCCATGGCGGCTGGCCTGGAGCGCAACGGCCGCATGCGAGTGAAAGCCATCTTCTCCCACGCGGCCGGGGACAACAGCACCCTGCTGAGCTTCAAGGAGGGAGACCTCATCACCCTGCTGGTGCCTGAGGCCCGGGACGGCTGGCACTACGGCGAGAGCGAGAAGACCAAAAT GCGGGGTTGGTTTCCCTTCTCCTACACCCGGGTTCTGGACGGCGACGGCGGCGACAGATTGCACATGAG CCTGCAGCAGGGAAAGAGCAGCAGCACGGGGAACCTCCTGGACAAGGAGGACCTGGCCCTCCCGCCCCCCGACTACGGCACGTCATCCCGTGCGTTCCCTGCCCAGACGGCCGGTACCTTCAAGCAGAGGCCCTACAGCGTGGCTGTGCCTGCCTTCTCCCAG GGTCTAGATGACTACGGAGCACGGGCTGTGAGCAG gaACCCCTTTGCCAGCGTCCAGCTGAAGCCGACCGTGACCAATGACAGGTCTGCACCCCTCCTCAGCTGA